The Carassius auratus strain Wakin chromosome 27, ASM336829v1, whole genome shotgun sequence genome includes a region encoding these proteins:
- the LOC113046045 gene encoding uncharacterized protein PB18E9.04c, with product MRTQRAFIIWTAMVLHLSIIKGQTTDSSPDMRSTLNEVTPKNRMTSASDILESRATSAYQSVSSPAADFTTDVTPTVPPPSKSSKDAVVHNDSSPSPPISQTPALQEDTTLKTDTASGPDPSIGSASVSYLKSTILYSVASTAPATSISPSEGPQTVSTPASSVIQTTQTAPPFTPTYPQTSQVILTSSSKVTGPAPLEDQDEPSELDVGDQESGKVPHRPASPLDPLLAALVTIFIICTAMVSAVLFLKFRQRSEHPEFHRLQDLPMDDLLEDTPLSRYTY from the exons ATGAGGACTCAACGCGCTTTTATTATATGGACTGCGATGGTTCTTCATTTGTCTATCATAAAAG GTCAGACCACAGACTCATCCCCAGACATGAGGTCCACTCTGAATGAAGTCACTCCGAAAAATCGCATGACTTCAGCAAGTGACATTTTGGAATCACGAGCCACTTCAGCCTATCAAAGCGTCTCCTCTCCTGCAGCCGATTTCACAACGGATGTCACACCTACTGTTCCACCTCCATCAAAGTCATCCAAAGACGCTGTAGTGCACAATGACAGCTCTCCTTCACCACCCATCTCACAGACCCCTGCACTTCAAGAAGATACCACCCTCAAAACGGACACAGCTTCGGGACCAG ATCCTTCTATTGGAAGTGCGTCAGTTTCTTATTTGAAGAGCACCATTTTATATTCAGTAGCCTCCACAGCTCCTGCAACATCCATCAGTCCAAGTGAAGGACCTCAGACAGTCTCTACTCCAGCCAGCAGCGTGATCCAGACAACACAAACAGCTCCACCATTCACTCCCACTTACCCTCAGACATCTCAGGTCATCCTGACCAGCAGTTCAAAGGTCACTGGACCTGCTCCTTTGGAAGACCAGGATGAACCTTCTGAACTGGATGTGGGGGATCAAG AGTCAGGGAAGGTTCCCCACCGCCCTGCATCACCTCTGGACCCCCTGCTTGCTGCTCTGGTCACCATTTTCATTATTTGCACTGCCATGGTCTCAGCCGTCCTCTTCCTCAAGTTCCGTCAACGTAGTGAGCATCCAGAATTCCACCGGCTTCAAGACCTCCCTATG